Below is a genomic region from Gemmatimonadota bacterium.
CGAGTCGGCCGGAGCCGGTGTCCGCCGGAGACGCGGTGATGGCGAACGATGGGGAACACCGGAGCCGCGCAGGGTGTTCCGATGCAGAACAGTCCGTCGATGACGCGCCGCTCTACCGTGGCAGTTCCTGGCTGCGGGCTGCCACTGCTTCGAGCGCCACGATACGGCTGGTCCGGTGACCCGTTTTCTCTCCCCCGAGCTCGTTCCCTTCCCACTCTTCGGGACCGCGCACCTGGCCACCCTGGCGCTGGCGGCGGTCGTGGGCTTCCTGATGGTGCGGGGCGGTCGTCGCTCGAAGGCGCGGAGGTCGCGGCTGAGATGGGCCATGGTCGCGGGCTTCCTCATCGGCGAGTCGCTCTCGAACGGATGGAGCGCGAGCGTGGGACGATGGCAGCTCGATTCGGACCTCCCCCTGCACCTGTGCGGCGTGATGGTGTGGGTGAGCGTCTACGGGCTGGTCAGCCGGGCGCGCTGGGCGCGCACCCTAATGTACTTCTTCGGCGTCGCCGGCGCATCCCAGGCGCTGCTTACGCCTTCGGCCGAACACGGCATCGCCCACATCGCCTACCTGGCCACCATGCTCTCCCACGGACTCCTGGTGATCGCCGGGCTCTGGGTCGTGCTCGTCGAGGAATACCGACCCGGGATTCGTGACCTCGTGGTCGCCTTCGTCATTCTGAACATCTACGCGCTGGCCCTCTACCCGGTAAACCTCCTGCTGGGCTCCAACTACATGTACCTCGTGTCCAAGCCGGAATCGCAGTCGCTCTTCGATGTCTTTCCGAGCTGGCCCTGGTACCTTCTGCTAACGGAGTTCGTCGCGTTCGCCCTCTTCGTGTTGATGTATCTGCCTTTCCGACGAGGCAGGTCTACCCGGATCCGACGGGGGGCTCGGGGAGCTTGAACCACACCAGGATTCCGGTGGCGATTATGAAGGCGGCGGCAAGCACGGTGTTCACGAAGAAGCCGCTGTCGGCGTAGACCGGGCCCGCCGCTGCGGAGCCGACCGCATATCCCACGTGGCCTGCGGCGACTGTGAGGCTCATCAGTTGCCCGCGGTTCCTGCCGCTCACGAGCGATGTGAGCAGAGCCGAGAACGGTGAGAGTCTCATGGCGACGAGGGCCATGGTGAGAAAGAAGTAGATGTAGCCGAGCCAGGCGTTCCGCACGAACGGGACCGTGGCCAAAGTGAGGACGCAGAGACCGATGCAGGCGATCAGGACGAGACGTTTCCGGCCGACCCGGTCCGAGAGCTTTCCGGCTCGGGGTCCGCTGACCACGTTCGCGACTCCTCCGAAGGCGAACATTAGGGCCAGCTGGGAGCCCTCGATCCCGACGGAGGTCTCGAGCCAGATGGGGAAGTAGGTCACCAGAAGCGAGATGCCCAGAAACATGATGAAGTAGGCCGCCGCGGCCCACGCGACGACGGGCCTGCGCAGCAGCCGCGCATATCCTCTCGCGGCTCCCACGATCGTGAGCGGCAGACGCGAGCGGCGGATCTTGGGCTGAGGGACCAGGAAATAGACCATGAGGGTGGCGACGGCCATGGTCAACCCGAAGAGGTAGAACGGCGACTTGACGCCGAACCCGTTCGCGAGCAGGATGCCGATGGGAATGCCGCCCACCTGCCCGACTGCGGAGCCGCTCATGGCCCATCCGCTCGCCCATCCGCGTCGGTCGTAAGGAAAATAGTCGCCGATGTAGGAGACTGCGGCGCCGGTGAGCACGCCCCCGGCCATTCCGGCGAGGATGCGCACCGCCAGAAACGAATAGTAGTCGGTCGCGAAGGCGTGCAGCCCCAGAGCCACGCTCATGCCCGCCGCGCCCCAGAGCAGGATGCGCCGCCTGCCCACACGGTCCGACACGGGTCCCGATATGATCGCGAAGACGCCCAGCATGACGGAATAGGCCGCGACGAAGGTGCCCATGATCGCGGCATCGACGACGAGCTCCTCCCCGATCAGCGGGAGGATGGGCGCGATAATCATCGTCTGGCATGCGGACGAGAAGATCAGCAGCCAGAGGGTGAGGATTATGGTCTTGTCGGAGCCGCCGGTCGGGGCCCCGCCCCGGAAGAGGAGCGGTCGTTTCCAGCGTGGACGGTTCGCTTTAGAAGTCTCGATGGATCACCATGGCGTGGCGTTGCACTGTGGGCATCATCACCAGATTGACGACGTTCACGTGGGGCGGAGTGTTGGCGACGTAAGCGACCGCGTCGGCCACATCCTCCGGGGTGAGGGGCACGGTGTCGCCGTAGACCGAGGCGGCGCGTTCGGAGTCGCCGTCGAAACGCACCTCGCTGAACTCGGTCTCCGTAAGCCCGGGGTCGACGCTCGACACCCTTACCCGGGTGCCCACGAGGTCGATGTTCATACCTTCGTTGAGGGCCCAGACCGCGAACTTGGTCGCGTTGTAGACGGCGCCCTTCGGATAGACCCAGCGTCCGGCGATGCTCCCGATGTTGATCACGTGGCCCGAGTCGCGCTCGACCATCAGCGGCAGCACCGCCCGCGAGACGTAGAGCAGCCCCTTGAGGTTGGTGTCGACCATGTCGTCCCAGTGGGCGAGATCGCCCTCGTGGAAGAGGTCGAGACCGCGGGCCTTGCCGGCGTTGTTGACGAGGATGTCGGGGACGAGCCCGCGCTCCTCAAGGTCGGCGACGTAGGACCGGACCGCCTTGGAGTCGGTGACGTCGAGCGAGGCGCCTTCCGCAGCGATCCCATGTTCGGCGGTGAGATCGGCCGCCAGACGGCGGATCCTGTCCTCGCGGCGTGCCGACAGGAGCAGATGCGCCCCTTGGGCTGCGAGCGTGCGGGCGCAGGCCTCGCCGATACCGGCCGAGGCTCCGGTTATGAGTGCGCGCTTGCCTGTGATTCGTGGCATGGTTCGGGCTGGAGTCAGGGTGACCGGGTTTGAGTCAATATCACCGCCGACGGCCTCGAACGTCCAGCCGGCGGGCGAGGAGAACGGCCGCGTGCATGGCCTCCCTCTCCAGCCCGTCCCGGATCTGAGCCCGACAGCTCGTGCCCGGTGCGACGACGACGGCCTCGGGACTCCTCCGAAGGGCGGGCAGCAGCTCGAGCTCGGCCATGGCTAAAGAGGTGTCGTGGTACTCCGATCGGTACCCGAACGAGCCCGCCATGCCGCAGCAGCCTGCGGCCACTGTCGACACCTTCGCCCCCGGCAGATGTAGCCTAAGCGCCTGCTGCGTCACCAGCTCGAGTCCGGCAGCTTTCTGGTGGCAGTGCGCGTGAACCAGGATCTCACGTCCGCTTCCGGCGTCGGGACGGCTGCCGGAGTCGGCCTTTCGCCTGGCCTGCGGTAGATCGACCACCGCCTCCTCGAAGAGGCTTACGTTCGATGCGAGTTCGTGCGCCTCGGAGGTGCCCAGCAGCTTGGGAATCTCGTCGGTGAGCGCGGAGACGCAGCTCGGTTCGAGGCCGACCACCGGCACTCCCTTCCTCGCCGGCGGGAGCGCCGCGTCAACGAGCCGCCGAGCCTCGGTCCGAGCCTCGTCCACCATGCCCGCCGAAAGGTAGGTACGCCCGCAGCAGAGCGGGGTCGACGTCCTGCCCGCCCCGCCGTACCCCGTCGGTCCGAGCGGAACCGGCTCCAGGCCCAGGAACCTTAGCACGCTCGCCGCCGATCTAGCGATCTCCGGTTCGAACCAGCGGGTGTGGGTGTCCACGAAGAGCGCGACCCGGAATGTCTCTTCGCTCTTCGCGACCGGGGCTTTCCGGTCGTTCGGGTCGGCGAGCAGCTCCTGCTCCGACCACGGCGCCCGTGACCACTCGGGAAGCGGTCGTCGGGCCGAGATTCCCAGCCAACGGTCCGCTGCCTTCCTGAGCGCGGCGCTGCGACCCAGAGCGTTGAGAACGCCCGCTCCTCGGCCGAGGAGCGGCGCCCACCTCGGCAGCTCCGCCAACGTTCTTTCCCGCCGCGGCACGCCGTAGCGTCTGTTGCGGCGATGCATCCACTCCAGCTTCATCGCCGCCATGTCGATTCCCGCAGGGCACTCCCGGGCGCAGGCCTTGCAGGAGATGCAGAGCGAGAGCGCCCGGTCCATCTCAGACGAATCGAGCGCGGCGGCCGCTTCCGCAGCGTCGAGTGAGAGCGCCGCGCGCAGGGCGCCCGCCCGTCCGCGGGTGGAGTGCTGCTCGTCACGGGTGACCCGGTAGGAGGGGCACATGACGCCCCCTTCGAGCCGCCGGCAGGCCGCGTTGCCGTCGCACCTGCTCGCAGCCCGGGCGAGCCCGCCCTCCCAGGCGAGAACGGTGGGGAGCGGCTTCTCGCCCGCCGAGCCGCGCCACCGCGCGGAGTCGCGCGACCCCGAGCCGCGCGATCCTGCCGCCGCACCCGACTCGGCTGCGGGCGGAAGCCGGAAGAGCGAGGCGTCGTCCATCCGATGCGGATCCACGATCTTGCCGGGATTCATCCGCCCTTCGGGGTCGAGCGTCCGTTTGATCTCGGCGAAGAGCCGGACCATGCGGCTTCCCAGCATCGGTTCCAGGAACTCCGAACGCGTGATGCCGTCACCGTGCTCGCCCGAGTGCGTGCCCTCGCAATCGCGCACGACCTCGTGGGTCTCTTCCGCGACGGCGCGCAATCGTCTCACGTCGTCGGGGTCGGCCAGGTCGAGCGCGGGTCTCACGTGAAGGCAGCCCACCGAGGCGTGGGCGTACCAGGTGCCGCTCAGGCCGTGGCGCTCGAAGATGGCGTTCACGCGACGGGCGTATTCTTCGAGCCTGGCGAGAGGCACGGCGCAGTCTTCGATGAAGGAAATCGGCTTTCTGGGACCGGACATCGACATGACCACGCTCATTCCCGCCTTCCGCACCCGCCACACGTCGGCCTGCGCTGCCGGGCTCTCGACCCGGTGGACGGCGGAGACGCTGCCGCGGCCGGCGAGGACCTCCTCGAGTCCATCGAGAGAGCGGCCGAGCCGGTCGGTCGGCGCACCCGAGAACTCCACCAGCAGAACGGCGCCCGGAAGCCCCTCGGCCCGGCAACCGTAAGAACGGGTGATCGCGTCCTTCATGTCGGGAATCCGTCCCGCGAGCTCGAGAACCCGGTGGTCGACGAGCTCGACGGCGCTCGGTCCCAGCGCGACGATCGCCTCGACGCTGCCGAGAGCGGCGTAAAGGGTGGAGAAGTGGCAGACGCCGAGCGTCCGTCTCGCGGGCACGGTCGCCAAGCGCAGGCGGAGCCGCGTGAAGAACGCCAACGTCCCCTCGGAGCCGACGAGCAGCTTGCCGAAGTGCTCGCGCCCGGGCGCCAGCTCCTCCACTCGGTAGCCCGCCACGTTGCGCAGGGTCGGCGGGATTCTGTCGCCGATCTCGGCCTCGTTGGCCCCGTAGAGCTCGAGGAGCCGTCGGCGCAGGCGCGCGCCGCGCCGTCCCGGCTCCGGGCGGCTCGCCCCGAGCCCGGCGAAGTCACCCCGCCCGATCCTTCCTTCTTCGAACGAGAGCCGCTCGCCCCCTGCGAGTACGGCCTCCACGGCTTCCACGTTCCTGACCATGGGGCCGTAGCGGAGCGAGCGGGAGCCGGCGCTGTTGTTGCCGGCCATGCCTCCGATGGTCGCCCGGCTTCCCGTGGAGGGGTCCACCGGGAACCAGAGGCCCTCGGGCTTCAGGTGCGCGTTGAGCTCGTCGAGGACGACTCCGGGCTCGACATCGACTGTCGCGCACGCCGCCGCGCCCCGGTCGGGCAGCAGGGGCCCTATCCCCGTGAGCCAGCGACTGGTGTCGACGACCACCGCGCGCCCGATCGCCTGGCCGCACTGCGAGGTACCGCCCCCACGCGGAATAAGCGGCGCTCCCTCGGCTCGCGCCACCTCGACGATGGCCTCTACATCGGCCGCATTGCGCGGGAAGACCACGCCTAGCGGCTCGATCCGGTAGTGCGAGGCGTCGGTTGAGTAAATCGCCCGGGTTACGGCGTCGAAGCGAACCTCGCCCGAGATCTTACCGGCGAAGAGCTCACCGAGCGATGCGGAGCCGAGCGATGCGGAACGGGACGGGTGCGCCATCTTCGCTATCATATATTGACACTAGCGGCCTGCGGCGAAGTACATTCAGCATAGGGCGGGCCCGCGCGCACCGCCACACCGCCATGGCACCTTCCCGAGCGACCATCCCCATCTTCCAGAACAGCCCCGCAGGCGTCCACCGACTCCCTGCCCGCATCCGAGGCGATGACCGCGAGGCTGCCGCCCCCCGCCCGGTAGCCGACCGCAGGCCGAGGTCGCACTGGCTCGTCAGTTTCGTCGCTCTCGCCCTGACGGTGTGTTCGGCCGGTGACAGCGCGGAAGAGGGCGTGGTGTCGATGAGATTCGGGCATGTGGGCGAGCCTGGGTCGCTCTTCGCTCTCGCGGCGGAGGAGTTCGCCCGCAGGGCCAACGCTCGCCTCGACGGGTACGAAGTGGTCGTTTTCGGATCGAGCCAGCTCGGAGCCGACGAACTGGTACTTCAGAAGATAAGGCTCGGCACCGCCGAGTTCGGTCTGCCTTCGACGGTGATGTCGTCGCAGATCGACGAGTTCGGCATTTTCGAGATGCCTTACCTGGTCCGGGACCGGGAGCACATGAGGGCGATCGAGCGGGATGTGGTCTGGCCCGACCTCGCTCCGCTGGCCGAAGAGAGGGGCTACCGCATCCTCGCCGTTTGGGAGAACGGCTACCGCCACGTCACCAACAACATCCGCCCCATAGAGACGCCGTCGGATCTCGAAGGGCTCAAACTGCGCACGCCGCGCGGCATCTGGCGGGTGCGACTCTTCCAGTCGCTCGGCTCCAATCCCACTCCCATGCCGCTCTCCGAGGTCTTCATCGGCCTCCAGACCGGAGTGATCGACGGCCAGGAAAACCCGCTGCCTCAGATTTGGGCATCGAAGCTTCACGAGGTCCAGGATTACCTCACACTTACTCGCCACGTCTACACGCCTGCCTTCGTCGTCGTGTCGCCGCAATGGTGGGACGCGCTCCCCGAGGAAACGCGAAACGTTCTGCAGGAGGAGGCGCGGGCTACCCAGGACTTCGTCCACGAGACCGCGGAGCGTCTCGACGAGGAGCTGCTCGGCCTGCTGGCGAACTCGGGCCTCACGGTCAACGCGCCCGATCTGGCCAGCTTCCGAGAGGCGGCGGGTCCGATCCGGGCGTCCTTCGCGGAGACGGTTCCGACCGGGGAGGAGCTGCTCAGAAAGGCGGAGGAGGCCGTCTCGGTACCGTCGGGCGGTGAGTCGGCAGGTTCGGGGTGACTTGTCGGGCGGCCCGACTGTTGCAGGGCTTCCTGGAGTTCGTCGTCATCGGGCTCATGGTCGCGCTGGCGACGGTAGTGGTGGTGGGGGTAGGCTTCCGCAAGCTGGGTGCCGCCCTGGTCTGGTACGACGAGATCGCTTCGCATCTGCTCGCATGGCTCACCTTCTACGGCGCGGCGCTCGCTGCCCTGACCGGCTCCCACATCGCGGTGCCGACTCTCGTCGAGAGACTCCGGGGGAAGGCGAGGCTGGTCGGCGCGGTTCTGGCGCAGGGGGTGGTCTTCGCTTTTCTGGCGGTGCTCACCTACGCCGGGGTGCTGGTCACGGGTTCGCTTTCGGGAATCACGCTGACCTCGCTGCCCCAGGTACCGCAGTCCGTCGTGCAGTCGGTGATCCCGGTGAGCGGGGCGCTCTTCATCCTGGCCGAGATCCTGAGGCTGGCAGGCGGCCCCGACTCGGGTGAGCGGGCGTGAGCCTCCTGGCCCTCGGCGGATTCCTTCTCCTCTTCATACTGCTGGGCGTCCCGATCGCCATAGCCTTGGGCGCGGTCGCCGTGCTCGCGCTCGTGCTGGGTCCAGGGGGATTCGACGCTCTGCCCAACGTCGCGCTGGTCATGTATACCGGATCGACCAGCTTCCCGCTCATCGCCATCCCGCTCTTCATTCTGGCGGGGGCGATAATGAACAGCTCGGGAATTTCGCGGCGGCTGATCGACTTCGCCCTCGCCCTCGTCGGCTTCGTGCGCGGCGGTCTCGCCATGGTGTCGATTTCGACCTCGCTCTTTTTCGCGGAGATCAGCGGCTCGGCAGTGGCGGACGTTGCCGCGCTCGGGTCGATCCTCATTCCCGCGATGAGAAGACGGGGCTATTCCAAGGCGTTCTCCGCAGCGGTGACCTCCTCGTCGGCGACCCTGGCGGTCATCATTCCCCCTTCGATCCCGATGATAATATACGCGGTCATGGCCGACGCTTCCGTGGTCCAGCTCTTCGTGGCCGGCATCGTGCCGGGCGTGCTCGGCGGGGCGCTCTTCATGGGAATCGCATGGCTGCTCGCGAAGCGTTACGGTATCAAGCGCGCGCGACGGTTTCGCTGGAAGAGGGTCGTCGTGACCTTCAGGCGCGCGGCCTGGGCGCTGATCCTGCCGCTGATCGTGCTCGGCGGCATCTTCGCGGGGTGGGTGACCGCGACCGAGGGTGCTGGACTGGCCGTGTTGGCAGCGGTCGTCGTGGGGGGAGCTGTCTACCGGGAGCTCGACTGGTCGGCTTTGCGGAAGGCGGTGATCGAAGGCGCGACCCAGACGGCGGTGGTCATGCTGCTCGTGGCTGCGTCGGCCCTTCTGGGCGACTACCTGACCGAGACGCGGGTGCCGCAGGGCGTCGCGACGGCGATCATGGGAATGACCGAGGACCGCTGGGCGATCCTGCTCCTGCTCAACGCGTTCTTCCTCCTTGTTGGCCTGGTG
It encodes:
- a CDS encoding FAD-binding oxidoreductase, with the protein product MAHPSRSASLGSASLGELFAGKISGEVRFDAVTRAIYSTDASHYRIEPLGVVFPRNAADVEAIVEVARAEGAPLIPRGGGTSQCGQAIGRAVVVDTSRWLTGIGPLLPDRGAAACATVDVEPGVVLDELNAHLKPEGLWFPVDPSTGSRATIGGMAGNNSAGSRSLRYGPMVRNVEAVEAVLAGGERLSFEEGRIGRGDFAGLGASRPEPGRRGARLRRRLLELYGANEAEIGDRIPPTLRNVAGYRVEELAPGREHFGKLLVGSEGTLAFFTRLRLRLATVPARRTLGVCHFSTLYAALGSVEAIVALGPSAVELVDHRVLELAGRIPDMKDAITRSYGCRAEGLPGAVLLVEFSGAPTDRLGRSLDGLEEVLAGRGSVSAVHRVESPAAQADVWRVRKAGMSVVMSMSGPRKPISFIEDCAVPLARLEEYARRVNAIFERHGLSGTWYAHASVGCLHVRPALDLADPDDVRRLRAVAEETHEVVRDCEGTHSGEHGDGITRSEFLEPMLGSRMVRLFAEIKRTLDPEGRMNPGKIVDPHRMDDASLFRLPPAAESGAAAGSRGSGSRDSARWRGSAGEKPLPTVLAWEGGLARAASRCDGNAACRRLEGGVMCPSYRVTRDEQHSTRGRAGALRAALSLDAAEAAAALDSSEMDRALSLCISCKACARECPAGIDMAAMKLEWMHRRNRRYGVPRRERTLAELPRWAPLLGRGAGVLNALGRSAALRKAADRWLGISARRPLPEWSRAPWSEQELLADPNDRKAPVAKSEETFRVALFVDTHTRWFEPEIARSAASVLRFLGLEPVPLGPTGYGGAGRTSTPLCCGRTYLSAGMVDEARTEARRLVDAALPPARKGVPVVGLEPSCVSALTDEIPKLLGTSEAHELASNVSLFEEAVVDLPQARRKADSGSRPDAGSGREILVHAHCHQKAAGLELVTQQALRLHLPGAKVSTVAAGCCGMAGSFGYRSEYHDTSLAMAELELLPALRRSPEAVVVAPGTSCRAQIRDGLEREAMHAAVLLARRLDVRGRRR
- a CDS encoding TRAP transporter small permease; translation: MVALATVVVVGVGFRKLGAALVWYDEIASHLLAWLTFYGAALAALTGSHIAVPTLVERLRGKARLVGAVLAQGVVFAFLAVLTYAGVLVTGSLSGITLTSLPQVPQSVVQSVIPVSGALFILAEILRLAGGPDSGERA
- a CDS encoding SDR family NAD(P)-dependent oxidoreductase; protein product: MPRITGKRALITGASAGIGEACARTLAAQGAHLLLSARREDRIRRLAADLTAEHGIAAEGASLDVTDSKAVRSYVADLEERGLVPDILVNNAGKARGLDLFHEGDLAHWDDMVDTNLKGLLYVSRAVLPLMVERDSGHVINIGSIAGRWVYPKGAVYNATKFAVWALNEGMNIDLVGTRVRVSSVDPGLTETEFSEVRFDGDSERAASVYGDTVPLTPEDVADAVAYVANTPPHVNVVNLVMMPTVQRHAMVIHRDF
- a CDS encoding MFS transporter, giving the protein MIIAPILPLIGEELVVDAAIMGTFVAAYSVMLGVFAIISGPVSDRVGRRRILLWGAAGMSVALGLHAFATDYYSFLAVRILAGMAGGVLTGAAVSYIGDYFPYDRRGWASGWAMSGSAVGQVGGIPIGILLANGFGVKSPFYLFGLTMAVATLMVYFLVPQPKIRRSRLPLTIVGAARGYARLLRRPVVAWAAAAYFIMFLGISLLVTYFPIWLETSVGIEGSQLALMFAFGGVANVVSGPRAGKLSDRVGRKRLVLIACIGLCVLTLATVPFVRNAWLGYIYFFLTMALVAMRLSPFSALLTSLVSGRNRGQLMSLTVAAGHVGYAVGSAAAGPVYADSGFFVNTVLAAAFIIATGILVWFKLPEPPVGSG
- a CDS encoding TRAP transporter large permease gives rise to the protein MSLLALGGFLLLFILLGVPIAIALGAVAVLALVLGPGGFDALPNVALVMYTGSTSFPLIAIPLFILAGAIMNSSGISRRLIDFALALVGFVRGGLAMVSISTSLFFAEISGSAVADVAALGSILIPAMRRRGYSKAFSAAVTSSSATLAVIIPPSIPMIIYAVMADASVVQLFVAGIVPGVLGGALFMGIAWLLAKRYGIKRARRFRWKRVVVTFRRAAWALILPLIVLGGIFAGWVTATEGAGLAVLAAVVVGGAVYRELDWSALRKAVIEGATQTAVVMLLVAASALLGDYLTETRVPQGVATAIMGMTEDRWAILLLLNAFFLLVGLVLHSAAAIILVVPIVMPLVTAAGIDPVHFGLVVALNLGIGQQTPPVASVLVTACSVAKADIWEVSKVNLNFIAVLVLVLALVTYVPAVPMGLVDLIYG
- a CDS encoding TRAP transporter substrate-binding protein, which encodes MRFGHVGEPGSLFALAAEEFARRANARLDGYEVVVFGSSQLGADELVLQKIRLGTAEFGLPSTVMSSQIDEFGIFEMPYLVRDREHMRAIERDVVWPDLAPLAEERGYRILAVWENGYRHVTNNIRPIETPSDLEGLKLRTPRGIWRVRLFQSLGSNPTPMPLSEVFIGLQTGVIDGQENPLPQIWASKLHEVQDYLTLTRHVYTPAFVVVSPQWWDALPEETRNVLQEEARATQDFVHETAERLDEELLGLLANSGLTVNAPDLASFREAAGPIRASFAETVPTGEELLRKAEEAVSVPSGGESAGSG
- a CDS encoding TIGR02206 family membrane protein yields the protein MTRFLSPELVPFPLFGTAHLATLALAAVVGFLMVRGGRRSKARRSRLRWAMVAGFLIGESLSNGWSASVGRWQLDSDLPLHLCGVMVWVSVYGLVSRARWARTLMYFFGVAGASQALLTPSAEHGIAHIAYLATMLSHGLLVIAGLWVVLVEEYRPGIRDLVVAFVILNIYALALYPVNLLLGSNYMYLVSKPESQSLFDVFPSWPWYLLLTEFVAFALFVLMYLPFRRGRSTRIRRGARGA